From a region of the Sesamum indicum cultivar Zhongzhi No. 13 linkage group LG3, S_indicum_v1.0, whole genome shotgun sequence genome:
- the LOC105158417 gene encoding GDP-mannose 3,5-epimerase 2, with product MGSTGDTNYGAYTYENLDREPYWPSEKLRISITGAGGFIASHIARRLKSEGHYIIASDWKKNEHMTEDMFCHEFHLVDLRVMDNCLKVTKGVDHVFNLAADMGGMGFIQSNHSVIMYNNTMISFNMIEAARINGVKRFFYASSACIYPEFKQLDTNVSLKESDAWPAEPQDAYGLEKLATEELCKHYNKDFGIECRIGRFHNIYGPFGTWKGGREKAPAAFCRKAITSTDKFEMWGDGLQTRSFTFIDECVEGVLRLTKSDFREPVNIGSDEMVSMNEMAEIVLSFENKKLPIHHIPGPEGVRGRNSDNTLIKEKLGWAPSMKLKDGLRITYFWIKEQIEKEKAKGLDLSAYGSSKVVGTQAPVQLGSLRAADGKE from the exons ATGGGAAGCACTGGTGACACCAACTATGGGGCATACACATATGAAAACCTTGACAGGGAACCCTACTGGCCGTCAGAAAAGCTCCGGATTTCCATTACAGGAGCTGGTGGATTTATTGCTTCTCACATTGCCAGGCGTTTGAAGAGCGAGGGCCATTATATTATTGCTTCAGACTGGAAGAAAAACGAGCACATGACTGAGGATATGTTCTGTCATGAGTTCCATCTCGTTGATCTGAGGGTGATGGATAACTGTTTAAAAGTTACCAAAGGAGTCGACCACGTGTTCAATCTTGCTGCAGATATGGGAGGGATGGGCTTCATTCAGTCTAACCATTCTGTCATTATGTATAACAATACAATGATCAGCTTTAACATGATTGAGGCTGCAAGGATTAATGGTGTTAAGAG GTTTTTCTATGCGTCCAGTGCTTGCATCTACCCTGAATTTAAGCAGCTGGATACTAATGTGAGCTTGAAGGAGTCTGACGCCTGGCCTGCCGAG CCTCAAGATGCTTACGGGCTAGAGAAGCTGGCAACTGAAGAACTATGTAAGCACTACAACAAAGACTTCGGGATTGAGTGCCGCATAGGGCGGTTCCACAACATTTACGGTCCCTTTGGCACGTGGAAAG GTGGGAGGGAGAAAGCACCAGCTGCCTTCTGTAGGAAAGCCATTACTTCTACTGATAAGTTCGAAATGTGGGGAGATGGCTTGCAAACTCGGTCTTTTACCTTTATTGATGAATGTGTCGAGGGTGTTCTGAG ACTGACGAAATCCGACTTCCGAGAGCCTGTGAACATCGGAAGTGATGAGATGGTCAGCATGAACGAGATGGCCGAGATCGTCCTGAGCTTCGAGAACAAGAAACTCCCTATCCATCACATTCCAGGACCAGAAGGCGTGCGTGGTCGGAACTCAGACAACACTCTAATCAAGGAAAAACTCGGTTGGGCCCCTTCTATGAAACTGAAG GACGGATTGAGAATCACATACTTCTGGATCAAAGAACAAATCGAGAAGGAGAAAGCTAAGGGGCTCGATTTATCTGCCTACGGCTCGTCAAAAGTTGTCGGAACGCAGGCGCCGGTTCAGCTTGGTTCTCTCAGAGCCGCCGACGGCAAA